From Sphingomonas hengshuiensis, one genomic window encodes:
- a CDS encoding 2-keto-4-pentenoate hydratase — MSAQIAVADIARAFVHARRAGTGLTEYPGALPQSLDDAYRIQEHAIGLFDAPILGWKVGRIPDPLVGTYGNNRLAGPIFAGSVVDTAPGDVPEMPVFGDGFAAAEAEYLLRIGHLPESFDRAWTNDEVAGFVDEVRVGIEVASSPFVGINTHGPAVTISDFGNNNGLVVGAQVLRNEDFLSWPVALTIDGAVAGEGLARNMLDGPFGAVRFLFELAATRRLPLAAGQWISTGAVTGVHEVRPGALVEARFGDTMRVQCRIVGGRRD; from the coding sequence ATGAGCGCCCAGATTGCTGTCGCCGATATTGCCCGGGCATTTGTCCATGCCCGCCGCGCGGGCACCGGCTTGACCGAATATCCGGGTGCGCTGCCCCAGTCGCTCGACGACGCCTATCGCATCCAGGAGCATGCGATCGGGCTGTTCGATGCGCCGATCCTGGGGTGGAAAGTCGGGCGGATCCCCGATCCGCTGGTCGGCACCTATGGCAATAACCGGCTCGCCGGGCCGATCTTCGCGGGAAGCGTCGTCGATACCGCCCCCGGCGACGTCCCCGAAATGCCGGTGTTCGGCGACGGCTTTGCCGCGGCAGAGGCCGAATATCTGCTCCGGATCGGGCATCTGCCCGAGTCGTTCGACCGTGCATGGACGAATGACGAGGTCGCCGGGTTTGTCGACGAGGTCCGCGTGGGCATCGAAGTCGCCAGCTCGCCCTTTGTCGGGATCAACACGCATGGCCCGGCGGTCACCATTTCCGATTTCGGCAACAACAACGGACTGGTCGTCGGCGCGCAAGTGCTTCGGAATGAGGATTTCCTTAGCTGGCCGGTAGCGCTAACAATCGATGGGGCGGTTGCGGGCGAGGGTCTTGCCCGCAACATGCTCGACGGGCCGTTCGGCGCGGTGCGCTTCCTGTTCGAGCTTGCCGCGACGCGGCGGCTTCCGCTGGCGGCGGGCCAGTGGATTTCGACCGGCGCCGTGACGGGCGTCCACGAAGTGCGCCCCGGCGCGCTGGTGGAGGCCCGTTTCGGCGATACGATGCGGGTCCAGTGCCGTATCGTCGGCGGACGGCGGGACTGA
- the uxaC gene encoding glucuronate isomerase, producing the protein MTKPLKLDPDRLFSADERTRAVARTLYREVAGLPIVSPHGHTDPTWFSTNANWSNATELLLAPDHYLYRMLYSQGVALDDLCVPSKAGVPATDPRKAWRIFAEHMYLFRGTPSSMWLGHVFGEVFGFDVALESSTADFYYDTINEKLASDAFRPRALFDRFNIDFLATTEGPQDDLSPHHAIHASGWQGRVVTTYRPDAVIDVEHEQFAGAMKVFAEKTGEDVYSWDGYLAAHRKRRADFRAAGATATDHGHPTAQTANLSHDEAERLFRTILSDRWTPQDAELFRAQMLTEMAAMSADDGMVMQIHPGSFRNHNGGLFASHGRDKGADIPMRTDYVHALKPLLDRFGTSTSLSIILFTLDETVYARELAPLAGHYPCLKLGPSWWFHDSPEGMRRFREQVTETAGFYNTVGFNDDTRAFLSIPARHDVARRIDCDFLARLVTDGRLLDWEAAELAYELTNGLVKRAYKLDTPAPTPVAAAA; encoded by the coding sequence ATGACCAAGCCGCTGAAGCTCGATCCCGACCGCCTGTTTTCCGCCGACGAGCGCACGCGCGCCGTCGCGCGGACGCTGTACCGGGAGGTCGCGGGCCTGCCGATCGTCAGCCCGCATGGCCATACCGACCCGACCTGGTTCTCGACCAACGCCAACTGGTCGAACGCCACCGAATTGCTGCTCGCGCCCGACCATTATCTGTACCGGATGCTCTATTCGCAGGGTGTCGCGCTCGACGATCTGTGCGTGCCGAGCAAGGCGGGCGTGCCCGCCACCGATCCGCGCAAGGCGTGGCGTATCTTTGCCGAGCATATGTACCTGTTCCGCGGCACGCCCTCGTCGATGTGGCTCGGCCATGTCTTTGGCGAAGTGTTCGGGTTCGACGTCGCGCTGGAGAGCAGCACCGCCGATTTCTATTACGACACGATCAACGAAAAGCTCGCGAGCGACGCCTTTCGCCCGCGCGCGCTGTTCGATCGCTTCAACATCGATTTCCTCGCGACGACCGAGGGGCCGCAGGACGATTTGTCGCCGCATCACGCGATCCACGCCTCGGGCTGGCAGGGGCGCGTCGTCACGACCTATCGCCCCGATGCGGTGATCGATGTCGAGCATGAGCAGTTCGCCGGCGCGATGAAGGTCTTCGCCGAGAAGACCGGCGAGGACGTGTATAGCTGGGACGGCTATCTGGCGGCGCACCGCAAGCGCCGCGCCGATTTCCGCGCGGCGGGGGCGACCGCGACCGATCACGGCCACCCGACCGCGCAGACCGCCAACCTGTCGCACGACGAGGCCGAGCGGCTGTTCCGCACGATCCTCTCGGACCGCTGGACCCCGCAGGATGCCGAGCTGTTCCGCGCGCAGATGCTGACCGAGATGGCGGCGATGTCGGCGGACGACGGCATGGTGATGCAGATCCATCCCGGCTCTTTCCGCAACCATAATGGCGGGCTGTTCGCCAGCCATGGCCGCGACAAGGGTGCGGACATTCCGATGCGCACCGACTATGTCCATGCGCTCAAGCCGCTGCTCGACCGGTTCGGGACGAGCACCAGCCTGTCGATCATCCTCTTCACGCTCGACGAGACCGTCTATGCGCGCGAGCTGGCGCCGCTGGCGGGGCATTATCCGTGCCTCAAGCTCGGCCCGAGCTGGTGGTTCCACGACAGCCCGGAGGGGATGCGCCGCTTCCGCGAGCAGGTGACCGAGACCGCCGGCTTCTACAACACCGTCGGCTTCAACGACGATACCCGCGCCTTCCTGTCGATCCCCGCGCGGCACGATGTCGCGCGGCGCATCGACTGCGATTTCCTCGCGCGGCTCGTCACCGATGGGCGGCTGCTCGACTGGGAAGCCGCCGAGCTAGCCTATGAGCTGACCAATGGACTCGTGAAGCGCGCCTATAAGCTCGATACCCCGGCGCCGACCCCCGTCGCCGCCGCTGCCTGA
- a CDS encoding sulfurtransferase — protein sequence MDALVTTDWLAGAIGTPGLLLLDASYTSTLPGSPPRDPRADYAAGHVPGARFLDLDTLVDATDPLPSMLPPAHVFAARMAALGWTPESHIVLYDDSAHHTSCRAWWVLRMYGVDAKLLDGGIAKWRAEGRPLDTAAPAVIPTQPLSVERGGGVRDKVQMLANLASAAEQVVDARSAARFTGEEPDPRADCGSGHIPGSRSLPYTRLFEADGSWKSPEALAQAFADAGIELDRPLVASCGSGITAAVLVFAAHLLGHDAALYDGSWTEWGADPATPKALGPA from the coding sequence ATGGATGCTTTGGTGACAACCGACTGGCTGGCGGGTGCGATCGGCACGCCGGGGCTGCTGCTGCTCGATGCGAGCTACACCTCCACCCTGCCGGGGTCGCCGCCGCGCGATCCGCGTGCCGACTATGCGGCTGGGCATGTTCCGGGCGCGCGGTTCCTCGATCTCGACACGCTGGTCGACGCAACCGACCCGCTGCCGTCGATGCTGCCGCCGGCGCACGTGTTCGCGGCGCGGATGGCGGCGCTGGGCTGGACGCCCGAGTCGCACATCGTGCTGTATGACGACAGCGCCCATCATACGTCGTGCCGCGCCTGGTGGGTGCTGCGCATGTACGGCGTCGACGCGAAGCTTCTCGACGGGGGCATCGCGAAATGGCGCGCCGAGGGCCGTCCGCTCGATACCGCGGCACCGGCGGTGATCCCCACGCAGCCCCTCTCGGTCGAGCGGGGCGGCGGCGTCCGCGACAAGGTGCAGATGCTCGCCAATCTCGCCAGCGCCGCCGAACAGGTCGTCGACGCCCGCTCGGCGGCGCGCTTCACGGGCGAGGAACCCGATCCGCGCGCCGATTGCGGATCGGGACATATCCCCGGATCGCGCAGCCTGCCCTATACCCGGCTGTTCGAGGCCGATGGCAGCTGGAAATCGCCCGAGGCGCTTGCCCAGGCCTTTGCCGATGCCGGAATCGAGCTGGACCGCCCGCTGGTCGCGAGCTGCGGGTCGGGGATCACCGCTGCGGTCCTGGTCTTCGCCGCGCATCTGCTCGGCCACGATGCCGCGCTCTACGATGGCAGCTGGACCGAATGGGGCGCGGACCCCGCCACTCCAAAGGCGCTCGGCCCGGCATGA
- a CDS encoding TonB-dependent receptor, translated as MRSSVSVPVKSLARVAGGTSMAALALGLLLPATAHAQDTPAPAAEAAIDPDAPADEIVVTGFRQSLQAALNVKRGSVSSVDAIVAEDIAKFPDQNLAESLQRIPGISIQRDGGEGRSITVRGLGAQFTRVRVNGMETIATSNDGAAANRERAFDFNVFASELFSSIVVHKTAEASLDEGSLGAVVDLNTGNPLGGKTGLTLVGSGLANYNDLAKSWGPRLAGLVAWKSPSGKFGVAASAAYSKLDTLELGNNTVRWAQARFDSVNGTPCFYNSATGTTPVANTGGVYRSSAGCDAAALAFHPRIPRYGEVSLGRERIGITGSIQWAPSDATKISIDGLYSKFDQTRSERWGEVLLRSNERSIDVSNYVIDANKNLVKATLNDAWVRTERFYRESSTKFYQLGGSWDQDLGDNFRFTLMGGFSQSNADVPVESTMIFDDRDAQGYSYDYTDMRSPVLKFGTSVTDPANFQLAEIRDAPNYVHNKFRTAQLRTEWDVTEDFTVKAGGVYRRFEFKNFSSNRSTVVCPTKTTAAPDVVLGTITCSASSVFGPTAVYGFPVTAALSELFTLGNAGQPAGNTNSWIIPNLAAAADFTKLYQRTAVADLTSDRGVIEEVSGGYLQFDAKGDLGGSWRYALNAGIRYVRTDQSSTGYNSGTLVNIKRDYEDFLPAVNFALYPNDDLILRAAVSKVVTRPTLALLTPGGSVDGFNYRISFGNPQLDPYRATAYDLGLEYYFAPQSIFSVALFKKEISSFPVSQSIQGTYASTGLPLSLIAPSAPAFSNPEGQLWTINTQVNGTGANLKGIEISLQAPFRFLPGFLSNFGGIINGTLVDSDADYTVNLPATTPGGGNVAAVRTNTLYQLSKRAVNGTLYYEDAKFSARGSVSYRSPFVEASSATGNVFEGYNDAINVDASVRYKLTPQIELSIEGINLTDAYRDRYVDQATDRNYEYNHFGRTLLIGARFKL; from the coding sequence ATGCGCTCTTCGGTTTCCGTTCCCGTAAAATCCCTGGCCCGCGTCGCGGGCGGCACGTCGATGGCCGCGCTCGCGCTGGGCCTGTTGCTGCCCGCAACTGCCCATGCCCAGGATACCCCGGCCCCCGCCGCCGAAGCCGCGATCGATCCGGACGCGCCCGCCGACGAGATCGTGGTCACCGGTTTCCGCCAGTCGCTCCAGGCGGCGCTCAACGTCAAGCGCGGCTCGGTGTCGTCGGTCGACGCGATCGTCGCCGAAGACATCGCCAAATTCCCCGACCAGAACCTGGCCGAATCGCTCCAGCGCATCCCCGGCATCTCGATCCAGCGCGACGGCGGCGAAGGGCGTTCGATCACCGTCCGCGGTCTCGGCGCGCAGTTCACGCGCGTCCGCGTCAACGGAATGGAGACGATCGCCACGTCGAACGACGGCGCCGCCGCCAATCGCGAGCGCGCGTTCGATTTCAATGTCTTCGCCTCCGAACTGTTCAGCTCGATCGTCGTCCACAAGACCGCGGAGGCGTCGCTCGACGAAGGCTCGCTGGGCGCGGTGGTCGATCTCAACACCGGCAATCCGCTGGGCGGCAAGACCGGGCTGACGCTGGTCGGCTCGGGGCTCGCCAATTATAACGACCTGGCCAAGAGCTGGGGCCCGCGCCTCGCCGGGCTGGTCGCGTGGAAATCGCCCTCGGGCAAGTTCGGCGTCGCCGCGTCGGCCGCCTATTCGAAGCTCGACACGCTCGAGCTGGGCAACAACACGGTGCGCTGGGCACAGGCTCGGTTCGATTCGGTCAACGGCACGCCGTGCTTCTACAACAGCGCGACGGGCACGACGCCGGTCGCCAATACCGGCGGCGTATATCGCTCCAGCGCCGGTTGCGACGCGGCCGCACTCGCCTTCCACCCGCGCATCCCGCGCTATGGCGAAGTCAGCCTCGGCCGCGAGCGGATCGGCATCACCGGCAGCATCCAATGGGCGCCCTCCGACGCGACCAAGATCTCGATCGACGGCCTCTATTCGAAGTTCGACCAGACCCGCAGCGAGCGCTGGGGCGAAGTGCTGCTGCGCTCGAACGAACGCTCTATCGACGTCAGCAACTATGTAATCGACGCCAACAAGAATCTGGTCAAGGCGACGCTCAACGACGCCTGGGTCCGCACCGAGCGCTTCTACCGCGAATCGAGCACCAAATTCTATCAGCTCGGCGGCAGCTGGGATCAGGATCTGGGCGACAACTTCCGCTTCACCCTGATGGGCGGCTTCTCGCAATCGAACGCCGACGTCCCGGTCGAATCGACGATGATCTTCGACGATCGCGATGCGCAGGGCTATAGCTACGACTATACCGACATGCGCTCGCCGGTGCTCAAGTTCGGCACGTCGGTCACCGATCCGGCGAACTTTCAGCTCGCCGAAATCCGCGACGCGCCCAACTATGTCCACAACAAGTTCCGCACCGCGCAGCTGCGCACCGAATGGGACGTGACCGAGGATTTCACGGTCAAGGCAGGCGGCGTCTATCGCCGGTTCGAGTTCAAGAACTTCTCCTCCAACCGCAGCACCGTGGTCTGCCCGACCAAGACGACCGCAGCGCCGGACGTCGTGCTCGGCACGATCACCTGCTCGGCCTCTTCGGTGTTCGGGCCGACCGCGGTCTATGGCTTCCCGGTGACCGCGGCGCTCTCCGAGCTGTTCACCCTCGGCAATGCGGGCCAGCCCGCGGGCAACACCAATAGCTGGATCATCCCCAACCTTGCCGCGGCCGCGGACTTTACCAAGCTGTACCAGCGCACCGCGGTCGCCGACCTCACCTCGGATCGCGGCGTCATTGAGGAGGTTAGCGGCGGCTATCTCCAGTTCGACGCCAAGGGCGATCTGGGCGGCAGCTGGCGCTATGCGCTGAATGCCGGCATCCGCTATGTCCGCACCGACCAGAGCTCGACCGGCTACAACAGCGGTACGCTCGTCAACATCAAGCGCGACTATGAGGATTTCCTGCCGGCCGTGAACTTCGCGCTGTACCCGAATGACGACCTGATCCTGCGCGCGGCCGTGTCGAAGGTCGTCACCCGGCCGACGCTCGCGCTGCTGACCCCGGGCGGTTCGGTCGACGGGTTCAACTACCGGATCAGCTTCGGCAACCCGCAGCTCGATCCCTATCGCGCCACTGCCTATGACCTTGGGCTGGAATATTATTTCGCGCCGCAGTCGATCTTCTCGGTCGCGCTGTTCAAGAAGGAAATCTCCAGCTTCCCGGTGTCGCAGTCGATCCAGGGCACCTATGCCTCGACCGGGCTGCCGCTGTCGCTGATCGCGCCCAGCGCCCCCGCCTTCTCCAATCCGGAGGGTCAGCTCTGGACGATCAACACCCAGGTCAACGGCACCGGCGCGAACCTGAAGGGGATCGAAATCTCGCTCCAGGCGCCGTTCCGCTTCCTGCCGGGATTCCTCAGCAACTTTGGCGGGATCATCAACGGCACGCTGGTCGATTCGGATGCCGATTATACGGTCAATCTGCCCGCCACCACGCCCGGCGGCGGCAACGTCGCGGCGGTGCGCACCAACACGCTGTACCAACTTTCCAAGCGCGCGGTGAACGGCACGCTCTATTATGAGGACGCCAAATTCTCGGCACGCGGCTCGGTCAGCTATCGCAGCCCGTTCGTCGAGGCGAGCAGCGCGACAGGCAATGTGTTCGAAGGCTATAACGATGCGATCAACGTCGATGCATCGGTCCGCTACAAGCTGACGCCGCAGATCGAGCTGTCGATCGAGGGCATCAACCTGACCGACGCCTATCGCGACCGCTATGTCGATCAGGCCACCGACCGCAATTATGAGTATAATCACTTCGGCCGCACGCTGCTGATCGGCGCGCGCTTCAAGCTCTAG